In Streptomyces chartreusis, the following proteins share a genomic window:
- a CDS encoding DUF2252 domain-containing protein produces the protein MTEVGAEAVAAEAAAAASESGERTASAARRLPRVQGFAEWPGGGSPKEEGKELRKRVPRAEHAVFDLDASRPGAVAAVEESNLGRLTDLTPIRVGRMAATPFAFLRGSAGLMAYDLARTPMTRIRAQICGDAHAANFGLYADARGGLVIDLNDFDETLYGPWEWDLKRLATSLVLAGREAGADEDKCRKAAHDTVGSYRRTMRLLAKLPVLDAWNAIADEELVSHTDAHDLLGTLERVAEKARANTSGRFAAKSTAPTEDGGRSFVDAPPVLRRVPDEEAAAVAASLESYVTTLSEDRHPLLSRHAVHDVAFRVVGTGSVGTRSYVVLLLDHRGEPLVLQVKEARPSALVPHLVTAGFEAPGTDHEGRRVVLGQKRMQVVSDILLGWTTVDGLPFQVRQFRNRKGSVDPAALAADQIDDYARMTGALLARAHSHSADPRLIAGYCGKNEELDEAIAEFALAYADRTEADHAELVTAVRDGRIAAEMGV, from the coding sequence ATGACCGAGGTCGGTGCCGAGGCTGTGGCGGCGGAGGCGGCTGCGGCGGCGTCGGAGTCCGGGGAGCGCACGGCGTCCGCGGCGCGTCGGCTGCCGCGCGTGCAGGGGTTCGCCGAGTGGCCCGGCGGCGGATCGCCGAAGGAGGAGGGCAAGGAGCTGCGCAAGCGGGTACCGCGCGCCGAGCACGCGGTGTTCGACCTGGACGCCTCCCGCCCCGGCGCCGTGGCCGCCGTCGAGGAGTCCAACCTCGGCCGGCTCACCGACCTCACCCCGATAAGGGTCGGCAGGATGGCGGCGACGCCCTTCGCGTTCCTGCGCGGCTCGGCCGGGCTCATGGCCTACGACCTCGCCCGCACCCCCATGACCCGGATCCGCGCACAGATCTGCGGCGACGCGCACGCGGCGAATTTCGGGCTGTACGCCGACGCCCGCGGCGGCCTGGTCATCGACCTGAACGACTTCGACGAGACGCTGTACGGCCCCTGGGAGTGGGACCTCAAGCGGCTCGCCACCTCGCTCGTGCTCGCGGGCCGGGAGGCCGGCGCCGACGAGGACAAGTGCCGCAAGGCCGCGCACGACACCGTCGGTTCCTACCGGCGCACCATGCGGCTGCTGGCCAAGCTCCCGGTGCTGGACGCGTGGAACGCGATCGCGGACGAGGAGCTCGTCTCCCACACCGACGCCCATGACCTGCTCGGCACACTGGAGCGGGTCGCGGAGAAGGCGCGGGCCAACACCAGCGGCCGCTTCGCCGCGAAGTCGACTGCGCCGACCGAGGACGGCGGGCGCAGCTTCGTCGACGCTCCGCCGGTGCTGCGCCGGGTGCCGGACGAGGAGGCGGCCGCGGTGGCCGCGTCCCTGGAGAGCTACGTCACGACCCTCTCCGAGGACCGCCACCCGCTGCTGTCCCGGCACGCGGTGCACGACGTGGCGTTCCGCGTGGTCGGCACCGGCAGCGTGGGCACCCGCTCCTACGTGGTCCTGCTGCTGGACCACCGCGGCGAGCCGCTGGTCCTTCAGGTGAAGGAGGCCCGCCCCTCCGCCCTGGTCCCGCACCTGGTGACGGCCGGCTTCGAGGCGCCCGGCACGGACCACGAGGGGCGGCGCGTGGTTCTCGGCCAGAAGCGCATGCAGGTCGTCAGCGACATCCTGCTCGGCTGGACGACGGTCGACGGACTCCCCTTCCAGGTCCGCCAGTTCCGCAACCGCAAGGGCAGCGTCGACCCGGCCGCGCTGGCCGCCGACCAGATAGACGACTACGCCCGCATGACCGGCGCCCTCCTGGCCCGCGCCCACTCCCACAGCGCCGACCCCCGCCTGATCGCGGGCTACTGCGGCAAGAACGAGGAACTGGACGAGGCGATCGCCGAGTTCGCCCTCGCCTACGCCGACCGCACCGAGGCGGACCACGCCGAACTCGTGACGGCGGTGCGGGACGGGCGGATCGCGGCGGAGATGGGCGTATGA
- a CDS encoding winged helix-turn-helix transcriptional regulator, translated as MAGEQSHDVAQCKRVDEGINRVFQLLGKRWTGPIVSVLTSGPAYFVALRRAIPGISERMLSDRLTELAAAGLVVREVYEGPPLRVVYRLTESGAALEPALAELGGWAKKYLGDGERPEGC; from the coding sequence GTCACGACGTGGCGCAGTGCAAGCGGGTCGACGAGGGGATCAACCGCGTCTTCCAGCTGCTCGGAAAGCGGTGGACCGGCCCGATCGTGTCCGTCCTGACCTCGGGCCCCGCCTACTTCGTCGCCCTGCGCCGGGCGATCCCGGGCATCAGCGAGCGCATGCTCTCCGACCGGCTCACCGAGCTCGCCGCGGCGGGACTGGTGGTGCGTGAGGTCTACGAGGGGCCGCCGCTGCGGGTGGTGTACCGGCTGACGGAGTCGGGGGCGGCGCTGGAGCCCGCGCTGGCCGAGTTGGGCGGATGGGCGAAGAAGTACCTGGGGGACGGGGAGCGGCCGGAGGGCTGCTGA